The following proteins are encoded in a genomic region of Opisthocomus hoazin isolate bOpiHoa1 chromosome 4, bOpiHoa1.hap1, whole genome shotgun sequence:
- the ZIC4 gene encoding zinc finger protein ZIC 4 isoform X2 yields the protein MKDDRLDGSAKEVEQSQETRHKTPLVMRKRKRLYRNLLEKSSSYPGHHGHHHRSEAGNPSLFAGLHEQPPHAAPGGHLNGQIRLGLPGEMYARSEHITQVPASRTEPFAASSLHSYGGMNLNVNLAPHHGPGAFFRYMRQPIKQELICKWIELDQTPKKLCSKTFSTMHELVTHVTVEHVGGPEQSNHICFWEECPREGKPFKAKYKLVNHIRVHTGEKPFPCPFPGCGKVFARSENLKIHKRTHTGEKPFKCEFEGCDRRFANSSDRKKHSHVHTSDKPYNCKVRGCDKSYTHPSSLRKHMKVHCKSPPPSSGYESSTPSLVSPSSDSGREPPASCSHAEPSAPAQPTASLSE from the exons atgaaggatGACCGCCTCGATGGAAGCGCCAAAGAGGTG GAACAAAGTCAGGAAACGAGGCACAAGACTCCCCTCGTCATGAGGAAAAGAAAACGACTTTACAGAAACCTCCTGGAAAAGTCAA GTAGCTACCCCGGACACCATGGTCACCACCACCGCTCGGAAGCTGGGAATCCCTCTCTGTTCGCTGGACTCCATGAGCAGCCTCCCCATGCAGCTCCAGGTGGCCATCTGAACGGACAGATAAGACTGGGGTTACCTGGAGAAATGTACGCCAGGTCTGAACATATCACTCAAGTACCGGCCTCCAGGACAGAGCCTTTCGCTGCTTCTTCTCTTCATAGCTACGGTGGCATGAATCTGAACGTGAACCTGGCTCCACACCACGGCCCGGGCGCCTTCTTCCGTTACATGCGGCAGCCCATCAAGCAGGAACTCATCTGTAAGTGGATTGAGTTGGACCAGACTCCCAAAAAATTATGCTCGAAAACTTTCAGCACAATGCACGAGCTGGTGACTCACGTCACGGTGGAGCACGTTGGAGGACCCGAGCAGTCCAACCACATTTGTTTCTGGGAAGAGTGTCCGAGAGAAGGGAAACCTTTCAAGGCCAAATACAAACTTGTAAATCATATCCGAGTCCACACAGGTGAAAAACCTTTCCCctgccctttcccaggctgcggtAAAGTGTTTGCCAGATCAGAGAATctcaaaatacacaaaagaacTCATACAG GGGAGAAGCCGTTCAAATGCGAGTTCGAGGGCTGCGACAGACGCTTCGCCAACAGCAGCGACAGGAAGAAGCACTCGCACGTCCACACGAGCGACAAGCCCTACAACTGCAAAGTGAGAGGCTGCGACAAGTCCTACACCCACCCCAGCTCCCTGAGAAAACACATGAAAGTGCACTGCAAatcccctcctcccagctccgGCTACGAGTCCTCCACGCCCTCCTTGGTCTCCCCCTCCTCGGACTCCGGCCGGGAGCCCCCCGCCTCCTGCTCCCACGCCGAGCCCTCCGCGCCCGCGCAGCCCACCGCCAGCCTGAGCGAATG A
- the ZIC4 gene encoding zinc finger protein ZIC 4 isoform X1: MDPAAASRRSAALRSVDSAGAPRHPARRPPPSVAGFPGFAGHPHDPAPAQPGEHAAESRLGQHPLRPGHMGHGHHHPPHPPPQHHPVALKLGPAPHPHRHLHHHRHHHHHHHHPHHPAGQAEVVSSHTGAFGPAQPPAAPHPVSHPAQALAAGRDFFTRGDLPAPLMPGLTEQHPAAGSHHGLFVSTTGSYPGHHGHHHRSEAGNPSLFAGLHEQPPHAAPGGHLNGQIRLGLPGEMYARSEHITQVPASRTEPFAASSLHSYGGMNLNVNLAPHHGPGAFFRYMRQPIKQELICKWIELDQTPKKLCSKTFSTMHELVTHVTVEHVGGPEQSNHICFWEECPREGKPFKAKYKLVNHIRVHTGEKPFPCPFPGCGKVFARSENLKIHKRTHTGEKPFKCEFEGCDRRFANSSDRKKHSHVHTSDKPYNCKVRGCDKSYTHPSSLRKHMKVHCKSPPPSSGYESSTPSLVSPSSDSGREPPASCSHAEPSAPAQPTASLSE, translated from the exons ATGGACCCCGCCGCTGCCTCCCGGCGGAGCGCGGCGCTGAGATCGGTTGACTCGGCGGGGGCTCCTCGccaccccgcccgccgcccccctccgaGCGTGGCGGGGTTCCCGGGGTTTGCCGGTCACCCTCACGACCCGGCGCCCGCGCAGCCGGGGGAGCACGCCGCCGAGTCCCGCCTCGGGCAGCACCCGCTCCGGCCGGGACACATGGGGCACGGCCACCatcaccctcctcatcctcctcctcagcatCACCCCGTGGCCCTTAAGCTCGGCCCTGCCCCTCATCCCCACCGCCACCTCCatcaccaccgccaccaccatcatcatcatcatcatcctcatcaTCCGGCAGGCCAAGCCGAGGTGGTCTCTAGTCACACGGGAGCGTTTggcccggcgcagcccccggcagcccctcacCCCGTCTCTCACCCAGCCCAGGCGCTGGCGGCAGGTAGGGACTTCTTCACGCGCGGGGACCTGCCGGCCCCACTCATGCCAGGGTTGACCGAGCAGCACCCCGCTGCAGGTTCTCACCACGGACTGTTTGTCTCAACAACAGGTAGCTACCCCGGACACCATGGTCACCACCACCGCTCGGAAGCTGGGAATCCCTCTCTGTTCGCTGGACTCCATGAGCAGCCTCCCCATGCAGCTCCAGGTGGCCATCTGAACGGACAGATAAGACTGGGGTTACCTGGAGAAATGTACGCCAGGTCTGAACATATCACTCAAGTACCGGCCTCCAGGACAGAGCCTTTCGCTGCTTCTTCTCTTCATAGCTACGGTGGCATGAATCTGAACGTGAACCTGGCTCCACACCACGGCCCGGGCGCCTTCTTCCGTTACATGCGGCAGCCCATCAAGCAGGAACTCATCTGTAAGTGGATTGAGTTGGACCAGACTCCCAAAAAATTATGCTCGAAAACTTTCAGCACAATGCACGAGCTGGTGACTCACGTCACGGTGGAGCACGTTGGAGGACCCGAGCAGTCCAACCACATTTGTTTCTGGGAAGAGTGTCCGAGAGAAGGGAAACCTTTCAAGGCCAAATACAAACTTGTAAATCATATCCGAGTCCACACAGGTGAAAAACCTTTCCCctgccctttcccaggctgcggtAAAGTGTTTGCCAGATCAGAGAATctcaaaatacacaaaagaacTCATACAG GGGAGAAGCCGTTCAAATGCGAGTTCGAGGGCTGCGACAGACGCTTCGCCAACAGCAGCGACAGGAAGAAGCACTCGCACGTCCACACGAGCGACAAGCCCTACAACTGCAAAGTGAGAGGCTGCGACAAGTCCTACACCCACCCCAGCTCCCTGAGAAAACACATGAAAGTGCACTGCAAatcccctcctcccagctccgGCTACGAGTCCTCCACGCCCTCCTTGGTCTCCCCCTCCTCGGACTCCGGCCGGGAGCCCCCCGCCTCCTGCTCCCACGCCGAGCCCTCCGCGCCCGCGCAGCCCACCGCCAGCCTGAGCGAATG A
- the ZIC1 gene encoding zinc finger protein ZIC 1, whose protein sequence is MLLDAGPQYPAIGVTTFGSSRHHSTADVTDREVGLGINPFADGMGAFKINPSTHELASAGQTAFTSQAPGYAAAALGHHHHPTHVGSYSSAAFNSTRDFLFRNRGFGEAAAASAQHSLFASAAGSFAGPHGHTDAAGHLLFPGLHEQAASHASPNVVNGQMRLGFSGDMYGRPDQYGQVTSPRSEHYASTQLHGYGHMNMNMAAHHGAGAFFRYMRQPIKQELICKWIEPEQLSNPKKSCNKTFSTMHELVTHVTVEHVGGPEQSNHICFWEECPREGKPFKAKYKLVNHIRVHTGEKPFPCPFPGCGKVFARSENLKIHKRTHTGEKPFKCEFEGCDRRFANSSDRKKHMHVHTSDKPYLCKMCDKSYTHPSSLRKHMKVHESSSQGSQPSPAASSGYESSTPPTIVSPSTENQTASSLSPSSSAVHHTSSHSTLTSNFNEWYV, encoded by the exons ATGCTTCTGGATGCTGGACCACAGTATCCCGCCATAGGAGTCACTACCTTCGGATCCTCCCGCCACCACTCCACGGCCGATGTCACGGACAGAGAAGTGGGGCTGGGGATCAACCCCTTCGCCGACGGCATGGGCGCCTTCAAAATCAACCCCAGCACCCACGAGCTGGCTTCGGCCGGCCAGACCGCCTTCACCTCGCAGGCTCCCGGCTACGCGGCCGCGGCCCTGGGCCACCATCACCACCCGACCCACGTCGGCTCCTACTCCAGCGCCGCCTTCAACTCCACCCGGGACTTTCTGTTCCGCAACCGCGGCTTCGGGGAGGCGGCGGCTGCCAGCGCCCAGCACAGCCTCTTCGCCTCCGCCGCCGGCAGCTTCGCAGGACCCCACGGACACACCGATGCCGCCGGACATCTGCTTTTCCCGGGGCTGCACGAACAAGCTGCCAGCCACGCTTCGCCGAACGTGGTTAACGGGCAGATGCGCCTGGGCTTCTCCGGAGACATGTACGGCAGACCCGACCAGTACGGCCAGGTCACCAGCCCCCGCTCCGAGCACTACGCCTCCACCCAGCTGCACGGCTACGGCCACATGAACATGAACATGGCAGCCCACCACGGGGCAGGGGCCTTCTTTCGTTACATGCGGCAGCCCATCAAGCAGGAACTCATCTGTAAGTGGATTGAGCCCGAGCAACTGTCGAACCCCAAAAAGTCCTGCAACAAAACTTTCAGCACGATGCACGAGCTGGTGACTCACGTCACGGTGGAGCACGTTGGAGGACCCGAGCAGTCCAACCACATTTGTTTCTGGGAAGAGTGTCCGAGAGAAGGGAAACCTTTCAAGGCCAAATACAAACTTGTAAATCATATCCGAGTCCACACAGGTGAAAAACCTTTCCCctgccctttcccaggctgcggtAAAGTGTTTGCCAGATCAGAGAATctcaaaatacacaaaagaacTCATACAG GTGAAAAACCATTTAAGTGTGAATTCGAGGGCTGTGACAGGCGCTTTGCAAACAGCAGCGACCGCAAAAAGCACATGCATGTGCACACTTCCGACAAGCCCTATCTCTGCAAAATGTGCGACAAGTCCTACAcgcaccccagctccctcagaaagCACATGAAG GTCCATGAATCATCCTCGCAGGGGTCCCAGCCTTCCCCCGCCGCCAGCTCAGGCTATGAGTCCTCCACCCCTCCAACCATCGTCTCTCCGTCCACAGAAAACCAGACCGCCAGCTCCTTATCCCCGTCCTCCTCCGCAGTCCACCACACGTCCAGCCACAGCACGCTTACATCAAATTTTAACGAATGGTACGTCTAA